From one Triticum aestivum cultivar Chinese Spring chromosome 4B, IWGSC CS RefSeq v2.1, whole genome shotgun sequence genomic stretch:
- the LOC123089410 gene encoding AP2/ERF and B3 domain-containing protein Os01g0141000-like, with protein sequence MASSKPTNPEIDNGMECSSPESGAEDAVESSSPAPAPSSRFKGVVPQPNGRWGAQIYEKHSRVWLGTFADEESAARAYDVAALRFRGRDAVTNYQHPLAAEGASSSSTSELAFLADHSKAEIVDMLRKHTYADELRQGLRRGHGRAQPTPAWAREFLFEKAVTPSDVGKLNRLVVPKQHAEKHFPPTTAAATGSNGKGLLLNFEDGEGKVWRFRYSYWNSSQSYVLTKGWSRFVREKGLCAGDTVTFSRSAYVMNDTDEQLFIDYKQSNKNDEAADAATADENEAGHVAVKLFGVDIGGGGMGGSSGG encoded by the coding sequence ATGGCGTCTAGCAAGCCGACAAACCCCGAGATAGACAATGGCATGGAGTGCTCCTCCCCGGAATCGGGGGCCGAGGACGCCGTGgagtcgtcgtcgccggcgccggcgccatcTTCGCGCTTCAAGGGCGTCGTGCCGCAGCCGAACGGGCGCTGGGGCGCGCAGATCTACGAGAAGCACTCGCGGGTGTGGCTTGGCACGTTCGCGGACGAGGAATCCGCCGCGCGCGCCTACGACGTGGCCGCGCTCCGCTTCCGCGGCCGCGACGCCGTCACCAACTACCAGCACCCACTGGCGGCGGAGGGGGCCAGCTCGTCGTCCACGAGCGAGCTTGCCTTCCTCGCCGACCACTCCAAGGCCGAGATCGTCGACATGCTCCGCAAGCACACCTACGCCGACGAGCTCCGGCAGGGCCTGCGCCGCGGGCACGGGCGCGCGCAGCCCACGCCGGCGTGGGCGCGAGAGTTCCTCTTCGAGAAGGCCGTGACCCCGAGCGACGTCGGCAAGCTCAACCGCCTGGTGGTTCCGAAGCAGCACGCCGAGAAGCACTTCCctccgacgacggcggcggccaccGGCAGCAACGGCAAGGGCTTGCTGCTCAACTTCGAGGACGGCGAAGGGAAGGTGTGGAGGTTCCGGTACTCGTACTGGAACAGCAGCCAGAGCTACGTGCTCACCAAGGGCTGGAGCCGCTTTGTCCGGGAAAAGGGCCTCTGCGCCGGCGACACCGTGACGTTCTCCCGGTCGGCGTACGTGATGAATGACACGGATGAGCAGCTCTTCATCGACTACAAACAGAGTAACAAGAATGACGAGGCGGCCGACGCAGCCACTGCCGATGAGAATGaggccggccatgtcgccgtcaagCTCTTTGGCGTCGACATTGGCGGAGGTGGGATGGGGGGGTCATCAGGTGGATGA